The sequence CACTCGTTAATTCGTCAACCGTGCAATATGCCATGATTTATCACCCTTTCTTATCTTTTACGCTCTTTTTGCCTTCTTTTACTTCGTCTTTTTCAACTTTAACTGCTTCTGGCTTTTGCACTTTTACCTTTTGAACTTTTCCGGCAAACAGAGGGCTTATAAGTCTCTTATAAGTTTCCTCATCAACTTCAAGAGTTTTTCCGCTCAGGAACGAACGCCCATTTACACTATAAGTTCCTTTTCCTTTGTAAGTGAGGTAATATTTATTGGCCATAACTAATCACCTCAAGACACGGTGAAGTTAGGGCACACATTCGTTCCGAGAGCCACTGCGTTAGGATTCTCAAATGCAAAATCAACTGTAGTACTGAGGAAATAATCGGTTTTCAAAGCTTCAGGTATTCTCTTCTTCTCGGTTAATATGTTCTTTGAGATTCCATATATCAGATTTTCACGTGGAATAAGCATAACGAACGTTCTCTGATCAGCGAGAGAGGAAATATCACTTGCTAAGTATGTTGCCGTTATGGTGGCTCCGCTTGTGGGGGCAGTGGCAAATGTTATGGTTTTCGTGGATGGATCGTAAGTGTAATCTGCGCCTTGTGTTTTCTTGACGCCATCAACATATACAATCAACACATATTTCCCATTGCCGTCTATTTCTTCCTCGGCAGTGTGAGCCGTTGTGAATGCCTTATTCGTTCCGTCAGCAGTACCGCTTACGCTTTCGCCATCTATGAACATATCAGGCAATGAAGGAACTGACACGAGAGGTTTTCCAAGTATGTTGATTTGTCCTTCTTTTATAATGACGTTTCCAGAGAACAATGCCGTTCCGCCTTTATTTGCAAGGGCTCTTCTTATGGCAATTTCAAAGTTTGAAGAAGTGAACCATACAAGATTCAATTTTCTAAACTTTTGCGGCATTTGAATCAAGATCTGCGAGAAGATGTCCGTTAAATCCGTAGCGGTTATATGAGCGCCGGCTACATCCACAACGTGTCCGTTCGATTTTGCCAGGGAATAGAATCCATCATTTCCACCAAAGAGATCCCCATCGAAATCGGAATTATCAAGAAGCGAAAGCTCTTCGAGATCATTCTTAAATGCGTTTGCCATTCCTTGTGCTACCATGTTGGAAAAGTTCGTTCCTACAACATTTCTCAACGCTTTATCAGTGATGCTCCATGGCACCATGAAATCAGATGCATCAAGCGTTATTTTATCGCTTCCTACACCTCTTCTTGCAGTTACAGTGGCATCTTCAGCAACTCTTGTAGCTACCCTTCCACCAATATTAAATCTCACAATTTCTTCTTTATCCGTTGTCATATTTACAACACGTGCGAGTTTCAAGAGAGTGCCCGATTCTTGCACCATACTCAAAAATGCTTGCCTTTGTTGTGGGTTCATCAATCCATTAGAAATGCTTGAAGATGTTATATCGGCTTTCTCCATTACAGCTTTGTTATCCATTCTCATTTCACCTCCGATTAAAATAAGCCTTCAAATACAGATTTCTTTTCGCTTTTTGCTTCACTTTGAGCGTTTCCCACCGGAACGGTTTTCTCAAGCTTTTCGAGCCTCTTTGAAATATCTTCAAGAGTGTTTTTGAGTTCATCCGAGAGTTCCACTTTTACAGTCGTTTCTGCACTCTTGGTAACTTCTTTCGTTTCTTCTTTCTTTTCCTCTGGTTTCACCATCTTCTTGAGATCTTCGAGTTCTTTCAAGATAGGGTCAACACTTTTCTTGACTTCCTCTTGTATCACGTTCATGACTTCTTCTTTCTCCATTTTTTGAACACCTCCACGTTCTTTTTCTGCTATCGTGATCACCTCATCCAACGCTTGACGTGCGGAAATTATCTTTTTTAAATTGGAATCTGAAATTGCACGTCCCGCTTTTTCAATACCAAGCATTTGCTTGATTTTGGTAAGCATTCCGTCTTTTTCTTCTTTCTGTTGCCAAGGAGCGGTTCTACCCATTTTCTTGTAAAGTGGTTCCAGTTTCTGCTTTGCCTCATCTATCACACTTTGAGGAACGTTCAATCCTCCTCGTGAGCCTTGAAGAACAGCTCCAGCAGCCATAACACCTCTGGGATATATCATCAGTTTCCCTTGATATACCTTGCCAATAGGCAACTTGTAAGCGTATCTTTGGTCTGAGTAACCATCTCCGTCAGCATCGAGAGTAGGATCGGCATTGTAGATCACGTGAACATTCGCATATCCTTTCATTCCAAAGAGCTCAATTACCCTGTTTCCATCAGCAGGTGAGAAACCCCAAGGCTCCGTTTCTGGTGCAAGTGGAAGATCTGAAACGTTCGCAACCCACTTTTCCGCTTTTTCCTCGGATTCTTGAACCGGTTCTTCTTTTGCAAAGCCCGCCATGCTCAATCCCGTTATGTTCCCGTTTTCAATCTCTTTCCATGTGTCGTCGTTGGTAACTTGTATTCCTACAGCCCACGCTCCAACCTCTTTGAACATCGGATCTCCATCTTTGACAATCCAAGATTCCGCCACAAAGCCTTCGCCAGGATCGTAGTCATGTTGCTTATCAACGTTTGTGGTTAATCCGGCTTTCATAAACCTATAAGCCATCTTTTCAATTTCATCAGCTGTCATCGTTGCGCCGTCAGTATCCACTTCATCTGGAGCATATACAATTCCATAAACACGATGCTTTTTGCTATCTTTTTGCACAATTGCGATCGTTTTGTGGAATGTGGCGTTATCTTGATCGAAATTTTCTGATTTCACGATGATCGTTTTTTTGTTGGCGCCTTTGTATACAAGAGAAATGAACGATACCACAACGTCTTTTAGCATCACCTTTGGTTTCACATTCTTAATCCTCCTTTCAATAATTTCAAAGCATTCCTTTTACCGCTTTCATTCTCACGTCGGAATAAAGGATGAGATCTGAGTGTTTTCTCCGCCATTTTCATGCTCAAACGCCCCACGTTAACCAAATAGGCAAGCGAAATTATTTCCTCTTCTAAGGGACGTTTAATAGCTTTTAATGAATACTCTATTTTCAAAGGTCTATCAACCGTAACGTATGTTGTCCGGCAAAAATGGTGATAAGGTGGCAAAGCATACACCGCTGGGATTTCACTTCCACTCAATCCTTGAATTGGAGATGGATCGTTAGGATTAGGAAAAGGCAATTTGCTTTTTATCTGCGTTGGCGAATCCATGCTCATCCATTCATTTAGCCAATCGTAAGCCGTTGATATAGGGATTATTTTTCCGTTCATAGCCTGGCAAAATGGAGTAGTTCTTTTGTCTAAAACAGCAACAATTCTATAAGCCGTAACACCCATTCTGATCATTGTGGCAGCGCCTGCCACGTTTCTAAGCCTTGTCGTTGTATTTCTGGCCACAAGTTCCCAGTAAGTTTCTGGATGCATGCGGATAGGTGGCAAATCGTAGTTAGTGAAAAGATCTTGAAGCCGTTTTTGCAAGCCTGCTATTCCTTCTCGTTGCAAAGTAGATTCTTTGATAGCCTTCAACATTGCCACTCTAACTTTCGTATCATAATAGCGATGAAACCACACGAAAGGCTCATATGTTACACCATCAGATAATTCACGGTCAAATTCGTTGAATCTAAACGTTTTTAAGTGCATTTGAATGGATTTTCGGTAAGTTATAAAACCTAAGTTGAGTGCCATGGCGTATTTATCGTTTCCAGCTTGCAGAAATGTATCATCTACGATTCGAATGATCTTTTCCCTATTTACACGATCGAGTTTTGAGATCCTGGATATGATTTCCTGTGCAGCCTCTAACCACGCATCGCTTAAAATCGATCGCAAGTCATCAAAAAAGCCCTCAAAGAGGGCATCTCGGTTTGAACCTTTTATGAATGTATTTATATATTCAAGCTTTGAATGGATATCACGGGCGATCCTCTTCTTGGCGTAAAGCATTTTTCACCTCTTCCAGCATTTTGGAAAACTTCTCCGCTGTTCCCACATAACCACCATTAGCAAGAATGGCAAGAATATTGGATGGAAGATCTCCCCATGGTTGCGAAAATTTCTCGTACTTTTTCCCAAAGTATTCGCTCATGATATCCGTTGCAATGTTAGGCGTCGCAGCGCCGGCAGTAACGAACGTTTCTAAAGCTTTGACTTTCTCGGAAGGATCGGAAAGATCATAAGATTTAAATTTCATCTCATACGCTGTAATCCCTTCCATTTTAAGCATTTGATTGAACACTCTTTCAAGCTCTCTTCTTTCTGGCTGAAATACTTGTTCATCAGCGTATTTGTAAGCTGTTTCTGCCGTTGCCCTGTTGTAATCTGAGCTTTCACCCGTAAGTAAAGGCGGCAATCTGAAAGCAGATCTTATCTTATCCCTATTAACCTTGTTGTAGTTCATGAAAAGCGCATCGCTTTGCAGAGTTTCCGTGAGTGGTTTGATATCAATTTTCACATTGCTTGCTTTTTCCTTCGATAATGGATTTTCTTCTTCTGGTTCAGCCTCCAGTACCATGTATTTGAAAGCGTTATCTGTACCTTTGAGATCATCAACATAACCTTGTAATAAATCAAGTGAGGTCTGTGTCAAGTACCCACCTTGAACTACTATAGCAGCGGGGATATGCTTACCGTTGAGAAAGTAATTGTAATTCAATTCAGCGGCTTTCCTTGAGCCAAGGATTTCAACGATATTTCCTATGTATCGAGGAATGCCATAAGGTGTTGTTGGATCGAGATCAAGTTTGAAATGAATAATTTCCGATGCAGGTGTAGAAGTTTTCTTATATTCTCCAGTGAACTTATCCATGGAGCGTGGATCTCCGAACTCTTTGAAGTAAATTGGTTCACCGTTTACCACCTGAATGTATTTATTGAATTTTCTTCGGAATGTTTTTCCACCTATGGTAACCTCTATATACTCCTTAGATAATTCACCTACCCTGAATGTATGAGCCGGAGCGTAATAAAAACCCGCAATTTTTCCGCTTAGATCTCGCACCACTTCCAGATAGGCGTTTCCTGTCCTCTCTCGATCCCCAATGATTTTTTTCATTATTCCGATAAAGCTATCGTGTGCGGAACAGGTATCAAAGAATTCTTTTGCCTGGTTCAATTGAGCTTCGTCGTCTTCTTCGCTCGTTTTTATGAGATCTATTCCAAAGCCCACAATATTTTGTTGATAAGCCCCTATGCATTGTAGAAGAATATCTGAGTATTGTGGCATCTGTTGAAGCTGTTCGAGATCATAAGGAGGCTCAAAATATTTAATCGACATTTCAGCGTATTTGTCAGCTTGATTTGAAACCAGGTCATTTGCCGCATTCTTAATAACAAAAGCTTTTACTTTCTTCATGATTGCCTCCCTTTAATAATTCTTGCTCTTCCTTCTTTTCGCTTGCCTCTATGCACTCTCTGAACCAACGAATGCGAATAGATAGCATATCTCGTGGCGTCCATTGCGTGGTCGTTGAATTTCACTGGCTCTTCCAAAACATTGCCGTTTTTGTCTTGCTTCCATTTGTAAGATTCGATTTCCTTGATTGTGTTTACACAATTTTGATTGATGAACAACTTTTTCCTTTTAACGAAATCAATCCCATCTTTCACACTCTTATTAGCTGGATAAATGTTGAAGCCAGCACGCCTTATCTCTTCAATCCTGTTCGGTTCGGCGGAATCAGCATATATGCTCGAATTCGTGGATTCTACAATACGTCTCAGCTGATCGATAAGATCGGCATTGGTTAGACCACGTTCGTACATCTCATCAAGGATGTAGAGGCGCTCGTCTAAAATGCCAATCTTGATCAAGGCCGTGGGATTGTTATATCCGAAATCCAAGCCATAGATGACTTCGTCGAAATGATCAGGAATTTCAGAGATAATTTCATAGTTGGAATAAATCATGCCTTTGAGAGAAACAAATTCTCCGAGGGCATAAACTCTGTAATAAGCTTCATCTTCATTGATTAGGTTTTCAAGTGTTTGAACGTATTCTTTGTCTAAGAACCCATTATCTTTGTAGGTTGTTTTTAGTATTGCCACATCTTTATGCTTAGTTTCGAAGAATTCTTTATAAACCCAGTTGTTTTTGGAAATTGGATTGAAAGTCAAAAACATTTGATTTTTCTTATCTGTTTGCCTTCTAAGTCTTAAACGCAATTGTCTGTAATCATCCAGAGTAAATTCTGTCGCTTCTTCCATCCAAATGTAATTGAATTCAGCAGACTTTATTTTTTCTGGATCATCCATTGATTTGAACAAGATCTCACTTGAGCCCACTTTGACTGTCTGATCAGCTTTGTTCAAAGCAAAGGGAATGTTGTATTCCCTTAAAAAGGAAATGATAAGCTGGTAAGCGGATATCTTCAAAGCTGGATTAGTTTTCCTCGTAATGAGAATTCTCTTATTCCCCTCTGCAAGCTTGTAAAAGATGAGAAATTGTGCCATTGTATAAGACTTTCCGGATCCAGCACCACCGTATAAAACATTTACAGTGCTTTTGGATTTTTTTAACCATCGTCGAATCTTTCCAACAAATTCAACGTCCATCTCTATCTACAACCCTGAATGTCAATGAGCCTTGAAGATCCACATTTTTCTTTTCAGTCCAGCCAAGTTGCTTAAGTGAGAAGATGGCCATGGTAACATTTATCTTTCCTTCGAGTGCCAATCTTTCAAGCTGTGCCATTTTCTTAGACCTTGCTTTTTTTAATAGAGCGGAAAACTCATCATGATCATAGAAAAATTGATGATACACATTATGTTGATAAGCGAATTCGGCAGGGATCGGGATTTCAGTGTTTTCTATATACTCATCGAATTCCTTCGCCAACTTTTTCAGAAACTGCTTTGAATATTTTCTTGGTCTCGCCATCCCGATCATCTCCTTTCTTTATTCATCAACTTCAATAATCACTCTGAATATTTTTCCAGAACAATAAGCTGGCACTTTGATAAGCTCAGGCATTTCACTCGCCGGCACATCTAATTGGACTCTCGCATTACCTTCGCTTCCATCTATTTTTACAGCACTTTGTATTGGCGGTAGGCTCGCTTGAAATTCTATTCTCATTTTCATACCTTCCCTTTTAATTTTTCCAATTCTTTCTTCACTTTCTTTTCTAATTCCTCATTAAAATGCAAATAACTAAGATTCTTATTTGTTTTCACGAGTACCTCTTTTAATCCTTGTCTCATCCCATGGTCATGTATATATCTGTGATGTTTTTTGCAGAGAGAAACCAGATTCCACGGATGCATATTTTTCTTTATATGTGGCACCCCTAAATACTCTGGAATCCACGAATTTCTTGAAAAGATATGATGCACTTCCTCTGCTTCTGCCCCGCATATAACACACTTGTGGTGATCTCTTTCCAAAACGTATTCTCTTATCGCAGGGGGAATTGGCATCATTCCTCTTTTTTTCGTTTTATGTCGTACTGCTTGACTTCGTCCCATTTGCCCCGCCTCACAAGCTTATAAATAATCGCATAGCTCGCTATATCGTCCAGCGTGTCTTCTATGCTTTCATTTGACACTTCTAAGCCGTTCAAGAAGTGTATTCATCTTCATTATGAAAGAACTCAAATTTTTCACATAATCCTTCTGACGTAGTGGCATGCTCTTTTATGTCTTTTGTCAACTGCAATCTTTCTTTCTCGCTTAATTGTTTAGGGACAAAATCGTACTCAAAGACAATATCAAAATAACTGCCAAACATCATATCTTCTCCAAATTGTGGATGCCAACCTTTAGCGCCCGTTTTTCCACATATAAACACAATAAGCTCTCTAAATTCTTTTGAAATAGAATCGATATGAGTGTATTCATCTTCATTTGGAGAATAAATCAGTTCATTTAGGAACTTTGTATCTTCATCTGAATAACGATACAAAGCCGCTTGTTTCAATCCGAGGCTAATTTCTACTTTCATAACTTTTTAGTCCCCTATTACACGTATAATCAATTTTTTCAGCGTGTCATAATCCGGCTTTTCTATCTCAATTCTCATATCACCAAAATATATAACCCTGACCACTTCCCAAAACTTCACCGTCATTTTGCACCTCCA is a genomic window of Mesoaciditoga lauensis cd-1655R = DSM 25116 containing:
- a CDS encoding HNH endonuclease; this encodes MERDHHKCVICGAEAEEVHHIFSRNSWIPEYLGVPHIKKNMHPWNLVSLCKKHHRYIHDHGMRQGLKEVLVKTNKNLSYLHFNEELEKKVKKELEKLKGKV
- a CDS encoding PBSX family phage terminase large subunit — its product is MDVEFVGKIRRWLKKSKSTVNVLYGGAGSGKSYTMAQFLIFYKLAEGNKRILITRKTNPALKISAYQLIISFLREYNIPFALNKADQTVKVGSSEILFKSMDDPEKIKSAEFNYIWMEEATEFTLDDYRQLRLRLRRQTDKKNQMFLTFNPISKNNWVYKEFFETKHKDVAILKTTYKDNGFLDKEYVQTLENLINEDEAYYRVYALGEFVSLKGMIYSNYEIISEIPDHFDEVIYGLDFGYNNPTALIKIGILDERLYILDEMYERGLTNADLIDQLRRIVESTNSSIYADSAEPNRIEEIRRAGFNIYPANKSVKDGIDFVKRKKLFINQNCVNTIKEIESYKWKQDKNGNVLEEPVKFNDHAMDATRYAIYSHSLVQRVHRGKRKEGRARIIKGRQS
- a CDS encoding phage major capsid protein, with the translated sequence MDNKAVMEKADITSSSISNGLMNPQQRQAFLSMVQESGTLLKLARVVNMTTDKEEIVRFNIGGRVATRVAEDATVTARRGVGSDKITLDASDFMVPWSITDKALRNVVGTNFSNMVAQGMANAFKNDLEELSLLDNSDFDGDLFGGNDGFYSLAKSNGHVVDVAGAHITATDLTDIFSQILIQMPQKFRKLNLVWFTSSNFEIAIRRALANKGGTALFSGNVIIKEGQINILGKPLVSVPSLPDMFIDGESVSGTADGTNKAFTTAHTAEEEIDGNGKYVLIVYVDGVKKTQGADYTYDPSTKTITFATAPTSGATITATYLASDISSLADQRTFVMLIPRENLIYGISKNILTEKKRIPEALKTDYFLSTTVDFAFENPNAVALGTNVCPNFTVS
- a CDS encoding phage portal protein; the encoded protein is MKKVKAFVIKNAANDLVSNQADKYAEMSIKYFEPPYDLEQLQQMPQYSDILLQCIGAYQQNIVGFGIDLIKTSEEDDEAQLNQAKEFFDTCSAHDSFIGIMKKIIGDRERTGNAYLEVVRDLSGKIAGFYYAPAHTFRVGELSKEYIEVTIGGKTFRRKFNKYIQVVNGEPIYFKEFGDPRSMDKFTGEYKKTSTPASEIIHFKLDLDPTTPYGIPRYIGNIVEILGSRKAAELNYNYFLNGKHIPAAIVVQGGYLTQTSLDLLQGYVDDLKGTDNAFKYMVLEAEPEEENPLSKEKASNVKIDIKPLTETLQSDALFMNYNKVNRDKIRSAFRLPPLLTGESSDYNRATAETAYKYADEQVFQPERRELERVFNQMLKMEGITAYEMKFKSYDLSDPSEKVKALETFVTAGAATPNIATDIMSEYFGKKYEKFSQPWGDLPSNILAILANGGYVGTAEKFSKMLEEVKNALRQEEDRP
- a CDS encoding XkdF-like putative serine protease domain-containing protein — encoded protein: MKPKVMLKDVVVSFISLVYKGANKKTIIVKSENFDQDNATFHKTIAIVQKDSKKHRVYGIVYAPDEVDTDGATMTADEIEKMAYRFMKAGLTTNVDKQHDYDPGEGFVAESWIVKDGDPMFKEVGAWAVGIQVTNDDTWKEIENGNITGLSMAGFAKEEPVQESEEKAEKWVANVSDLPLAPETEPWGFSPADGNRVIELFGMKGYANVHVIYNADPTLDADGDGYSDQRYAYKLPIGKVYQGKLMIYPRGVMAAGAVLQGSRGGLNVPQSVIDEAKQKLEPLYKKMGRTAPWQQKEEKDGMLTKIKQMLGIEKAGRAISDSNLKKIISARQALDEVITIAEKERGGVQKMEKEEVMNVIQEEVKKSVDPILKELEDLKKMVKPEEKKEETKEVTKSAETTVKVELSDELKNTLEDISKRLEKLEKTVPVGNAQSEAKSEKKSVFEGLF